The following coding sequences are from one Pelagovum sp. HNIBRBA483 window:
- a CDS encoding UbiH/UbiF family hydroxylase, whose amino-acid sequence MSISTTDIVISGGGVAGLSAAAAFGSAGFDVVIVDPAPPVTDAQAEGADLRTTAFLQPARAFLDAAGLWSRLAPHASALQVMRIVDAGGAEAAPRVTRDFNAEDISSAPFGWNFPNWLLRREMVARLSELPNVRFLSGTGFSGILTREREARVTLSDGQHIAARLVIGADGRNSPLRQAVGIAAKTTRYGQKAVTFAVTHDAPHENVSTEVHRTGGPFTLVPLPDHEGKPCSAVVWMTHGPDAQRLANLSEAAFEDEATERSAGVYGPLKLASKRLVWPIISQLADKMIAERVALVAEAAHVVPPIGAQGLNMSLADLSCLLDLAKARPQDLGDRKMLEAYNRRRHPEVMLRVRGVDALNRASIAGSPLLRDLRAKGIEALYKLTPLRRGLMRLGLGARS is encoded by the coding sequence ATGAGCATTTCGACGACAGATATCGTGATCTCCGGCGGCGGCGTTGCCGGTCTATCGGCGGCGGCGGCATTCGGCAGCGCGGGCTTTGATGTGGTGATCGTCGATCCGGCCCCGCCGGTGACCGACGCGCAGGCCGAAGGTGCCGATCTGCGCACCACCGCCTTCCTCCAGCCAGCGCGCGCCTTTCTTGATGCGGCGGGACTTTGGTCCCGCCTCGCGCCACATGCCAGCGCGCTGCAAGTCATGCGCATCGTCGACGCCGGCGGCGCCGAGGCCGCGCCCCGCGTCACCCGCGACTTTAACGCCGAGGATATCTCCTCTGCCCCCTTCGGTTGGAACTTCCCAAACTGGCTCCTACGCCGCGAAATGGTCGCCCGCCTTTCGGAGCTTCCCAATGTCCGTTTCCTTTCCGGCACTGGTTTTTCCGGCATCCTGACCCGCGAGCGCGAGGCCCGTGTCACCCTCAGCGATGGGCAGCACATCGCGGCGCGCCTCGTCATCGGAGCGGATGGTCGCAATAGCCCGTTGCGACAGGCTGTCGGCATCGCCGCCAAAACCACCCGCTACGGTCAGAAGGCCGTGACCTTCGCCGTCACCCACGACGCGCCGCATGAGAATGTCTCAACCGAGGTCCACCGTACCGGCGGCCCCTTCACCCTCGTGCCCTTGCCTGATCACGAGGGGAAACCCTGCTCCGCTGTGGTCTGGATGACTCACGGCCCCGACGCCCAGCGCCTCGCAAACTTGTCTGAAGCCGCGTTTGAAGACGAAGCGACAGAACGCTCCGCTGGGGTCTATGGCCCGCTCAAACTGGCATCAAAGCGTCTCGTCTGGCCGATCATCAGCCAATTGGCTGACAAAATGATCGCCGAGCGCGTAGCACTTGTCGCCGAGGCCGCCCATGTGGTGCCGCCCATCGGCGCACAGGGGTTGAACATGTCGCTCGCTGATCTCTCTTGCCTGCTCGACCTCGCAAAAGCCCGCCCGCAAGACTTGGGCGACCGCAAGATGCTGGAAGCCTACAACCGTCGCCGCCACCCCGAAGTGATGCTCCGCGTGCGCGGTGTGGATGCACTCAATCGCGCGTCGATCGCTGGCAGCCCACTGCTGCGCGATCTCCGCGCCAAAGGGATCGAGGCGCTCTACAAGCTCACGCCTTTGCGGCGCGGCCTGATGCGCCTCGGCCTTGGCGCGCGCTCCTAG
- a CDS encoding pyrimidine 5'-nucleotidase: MVAAHFTHVRAWVFDLDNTLYPPEARLFDQIEVKMTTFVQSALGVSRTEADFLRADYWQRYGTTLAGLMNEHNVDPGPYLHEVHEIDMSHLTPDPALAAAITRLPGRRIVYTNGTEPYARRVLAARGLSDVFDAVYGVEHAQFRPKPEQAAFEAIFALDGLAAEQGAMFEDDIRNLAAPHAMGMRTVHVGPEPLPADHIHHHTDDLAAFLSQLV, from the coding sequence ATGGTTGCTGCACATTTCACACATGTCCGCGCGTGGGTCTTTGACCTCGATAATACCCTCTACCCACCCGAAGCCCGCCTCTTCGACCAGATCGAAGTCAAAATGACCACGTTCGTGCAATCCGCCCTCGGCGTATCGCGGACGGAGGCGGATTTTCTCCGCGCCGATTACTGGCAGCGGTACGGCACCACCCTCGCCGGCCTGATGAACGAACATAACGTCGATCCCGGACCCTATCTGCACGAGGTGCACGAGATCGACATGAGCCACCTGACCCCCGATCCCGCGCTCGCCGCCGCAATCACCCGCCTGCCCGGGCGACGGATCGTCTACACCAACGGCACCGAACCCTATGCAAGGCGGGTTCTGGCCGCGCGCGGGCTCTCCGATGTCTTTGATGCCGTTTACGGCGTCGAACATGCGCAGTTCCGCCCCAAACCGGAGCAGGCAGCCTTCGAGGCGATCTTCGCGCTCGATGGCCTCGCCGCCGAACAAGGCGCCATGTTCGAGGATGACATCCGCAACCTCGCAGCGCCCCATGCAATGGGAATGCGCACGGTCCATGTAGGGCCGGAACCTTTGCCCGCCGATCACATCCATCACCATACCGATGATCTCGCGGCTTTTCTGTCGCAGCTGGTCTGA
- a CDS encoding GntR family transcriptional regulator: MTAPKSPQRDAYELILEAIDTHVYKPGDRLVESDLADRFGVSRTPIREALQRLETQSLLTRDGRSLIVSSLDHTQMAELYVVRGELEGLAARLAASHATPEEKHVLRDMLENDRALVADPGALSRANKRFHKQIHLASHNRFLVQQLDLVHRSMALLATTSLAAEGRGEVALAEHEAIVSAIEAGDGDAAAAALREHISRAFVTRLKLDAEAVEGRDGA, encoded by the coding sequence ATGACAGCCCCTAAAAGCCCGCAACGCGATGCGTATGAACTGATACTCGAAGCGATTGATACGCATGTTTACAAGCCCGGCGACCGGCTGGTGGAGAGCGATCTGGCGGACCGGTTTGGCGTGTCGCGGACGCCGATCCGAGAGGCATTGCAACGGCTGGAGACGCAATCTTTGCTGACCCGTGACGGGCGCTCGCTGATCGTGTCATCGCTTGATCATACGCAGATGGCCGAGCTTTACGTCGTGCGCGGCGAATTGGAGGGGTTGGCGGCGCGGTTAGCGGCGAGCCATGCGACACCGGAAGAAAAGCATGTTTTGCGCGATATGTTGGAAAACGATCGCGCTTTGGTGGCCGATCCGGGGGCGCTGAGCCGTGCCAATAAACGGTTCCATAAGCAGATCCACCTGGCCAGCCATAACCGATTTCTGGTGCAGCAGCTCGATCTTGTGCATCGCTCGATGGCGTTACTGGCCACGACGTCTCTCGCGGCAGAGGGGCGGGGTGAGGTGGCGCTGGCTGAGCATGAGGCCATCGTAAGCGCGATTGAGGCAGGTGATGGCGATGCGGCTGCGGCGGCGCTGCGCGAGCATATCTCGCGGGCGTTTGTCACGCGGCTCAAACTGGATGCCGAGGCTGTTGAGGGGCGTGACGGGGCGTAG
- a CDS encoding glycosyltransferase, which yields MALSALKTQSRVPSVAPAPVGDPTDALIRSARHWDITPNEALLHAPTIAPSDIAARFAHDLGTVPLGKLSPAPDAALAALLPFSRAQALGVCPWQRIGGQVVILAADPSRVGAALPALQAAFGAVRVAMVESRSLDAAQATLYRTAHKHHAESATAAEFSCRSLRLSALLPLAASFFFAAAVLAPIPLFVVLSALAVLSLIPLSILKLRALLLLIRPQKPAAGGAEVLPARLPVISLLVPLYRERRIAAHLIHRLQQLDYPRPLTDICLLLEEGDTTTQQALAAANLPRWMRVITVPPGQIQTKPRALNHGLTFARGQIIGIYDAEDAPAPAQLQKIARAFAAAPAQVACLQGVLDFYNSDQNWLSRCFTLEYAVWFRAVLPTLSKIGWVLPLGGTTLFFRRSVLEEIGGWDAHNVTEDADLGLRLARFGYQTALVPTVTYEEANCRPWPWVRQRSRWLKGYAMTYATHMRAPVGLWRSLGTWRFIGVQVLFLGTLFQFTLAPLLWSFWLLALGLPHPLSSLLPDSAVIALAAVFILSEVISIALAMVAASRTRHASLPLWALTLHLYFPLAALAMYKGLWEMIARPFYWDKTSHGHSAAGPVATPRHAPQQPRHPV from the coding sequence ATGGCGCTCTCGGCACTTAAAACCCAGAGTCGTGTTCCGTCCGTCGCACCAGCGCCTGTTGGTGATCCAACAGATGCGCTCATCCGATCGGCACGGCACTGGGATATCACACCGAATGAGGCGCTGCTGCACGCTCCCACAATCGCCCCGTCAGATATCGCCGCCCGTTTCGCCCATGACCTCGGGACGGTACCTCTCGGCAAGCTGTCACCGGCGCCTGATGCCGCATTGGCAGCACTTTTGCCGTTTTCCCGCGCACAGGCGCTCGGTGTCTGCCCGTGGCAACGGATCGGCGGTCAGGTCGTCATACTCGCAGCGGACCCGTCTCGCGTAGGAGCCGCCCTTCCAGCGCTCCAAGCCGCCTTCGGCGCAGTCCGCGTCGCGATGGTTGAAAGCCGCTCCCTCGACGCAGCCCAAGCAACGCTTTACCGCACGGCACATAAACACCACGCCGAATCCGCTACAGCCGCTGAATTTTCGTGCCGCAGCTTACGTCTCTCTGCCCTGCTCCCTCTCGCTGCGAGTTTCTTCTTCGCCGCCGCAGTCCTTGCCCCCATTCCACTCTTTGTCGTCCTATCAGCCCTCGCTGTCCTCAGCCTGATCCCACTGAGCATTCTCAAACTGCGCGCTTTACTGCTGCTCATCCGCCCGCAAAAACCAGCCGCTGGCGGGGCGGAAGTCCTCCCCGCCCGCCTGCCGGTGATCTCGCTCCTCGTGCCTCTGTACCGCGAGCGCCGGATCGCCGCGCATCTCATCCACCGGCTGCAGCAGCTCGATTATCCCCGCCCACTCACCGATATCTGTCTGCTGCTTGAGGAGGGTGATACAACCACCCAGCAGGCCCTCGCCGCCGCGAACCTGCCACGCTGGATGCGGGTGATTACCGTCCCACCTGGGCAAATCCAGACAAAGCCGCGCGCGCTCAATCACGGGCTCACATTCGCACGCGGCCAAATCATCGGCATCTACGATGCCGAGGATGCCCCCGCGCCCGCCCAACTCCAAAAGATCGCTCGCGCCTTTGCCGCCGCCCCGGCACAGGTCGCCTGCCTGCAAGGCGTGCTCGATTTCTATAACAGCGACCAGAACTGGCTCTCCCGCTGTTTCACGCTCGAATATGCGGTTTGGTTTCGCGCGGTTCTGCCGACGCTGTCAAAGATCGGCTGGGTGCTACCGCTTGGCGGCACGACACTCTTCTTCCGGCGCTCTGTACTCGAAGAAATTGGCGGCTGGGATGCCCATAACGTGACCGAGGATGCCGATCTTGGCCTGCGTCTGGCCCGTTTCGGCTACCAGACCGCGCTCGTCCCCACCGTCACATACGAAGAAGCAAACTGCCGCCCGTGGCCGTGGGTCCGGCAACGCAGCCGCTGGCTCAAAGGCTACGCCATGACCTACGCAACCCATATGCGCGCGCCTGTGGGGTTGTGGCGGTCACTCGGCACATGGCGCTTCATCGGCGTACAGGTGCTGTTCCTTGGCACGCTCTTTCAATTCACCCTCGCACCATTGCTCTGGTCATTCTGGCTTTTGGCGCTCGGGCTGCCGCATCCGCTCTCATCCCTCCTGCCAGATTCAGCGGTGATCGCGCTGGCTGCGGTGTTTATTCTGTCAGAGGTCATCTCCATCGCCTTAGCAATGGTTGCTGCAAGCCGCACCCGTCATGCGAGTCTCCCACTCTGGGCACTCACGCTACACCTCTATTTTCCGCTGGCAGCCTTGGCGATGTATAAAGGCTTATGGGAGATGATTGCCCGTCCGTTCTACTGGGACAAAACAAGCCACGGGCATAGCGCGGCCGGACCGGTGGCTACGCCCCGTCACGCCCCTCAACAGCCTCGGCATCCAGTTTGA
- the carA gene encoding glutamine-hydrolyzing carbamoyl-phosphate synthase small subunit, with translation MAQRIQDKPTACLALADGTLFYGKGFGATGQTTAELCFNTAMTGYQEIMTDPSYAGQVVTFTFPHIGNVGVNAEDDETGDPVAEGMVVKWDPTEPSNWRATEELTAWLTKRGRVGIGGIDTRRLTRAIRQQGAPHVALAHDPEGNFDVAALVAAARGFSGLVGLDLAKEVTCSQSYTWNEMRWAWPEGYAPQTAPRHKVVALDFGAKRNILRCLASAGCDVTVLPATATAEEVLSHNPDGVFLSNGPGDPAATGSYAVPMIKQVLNTTDLPVFGICLGHQMLALALGAKTIKMNHGHHGANHPVKDMETGKVEITSMNHGFTVDSQTLPDGVKETHVSLFDGSNCGIRMTERPVFSVQYHPEASPGPQDSYYLFDRFSEAMDARKA, from the coding sequence ATGGCCCAACGCATTCAGGATAAACCTACCGCCTGTCTCGCCCTTGCCGATGGCACATTGTTCTACGGGAAAGGCTTCGGCGCCACCGGCCAGACAACCGCTGAACTGTGCTTCAACACCGCCATGACCGGCTATCAGGAAATCATGACCGACCCCTCCTATGCAGGGCAGGTCGTCACCTTCACCTTCCCCCATATCGGCAATGTCGGCGTCAACGCCGAGGATGACGAAACCGGCGATCCGGTAGCAGAAGGCATGGTCGTCAAATGGGATCCGACGGAACCTTCCAACTGGCGCGCAACAGAGGAACTGACAGCATGGCTCACCAAGCGCGGCCGCGTCGGCATCGGCGGCATTGATACCCGCCGCCTGACCCGTGCGATCCGCCAGCAAGGTGCTCCCCATGTCGCACTGGCGCATGACCCCGAGGGAAATTTCGACGTTGCCGCCCTCGTCGCTGCGGCGCGCGGCTTCTCAGGCCTCGTTGGCCTCGACCTCGCGAAGGAGGTCACTTGCAGCCAGTCCTACACATGGAACGAAATGCGCTGGGCTTGGCCCGAAGGCTACGCTCCGCAAACCGCACCGCGCCACAAGGTCGTCGCGCTTGATTTCGGTGCCAAGCGTAACATCCTGCGCTGCCTCGCCTCCGCGGGTTGCGATGTGACCGTACTGCCTGCCACCGCCACCGCCGAGGAAGTGCTCTCGCACAACCCCGATGGCGTGTTCCTCTCCAACGGTCCGGGCGATCCGGCGGCAACCGGCAGCTATGCCGTGCCGATGATCAAACAGGTTCTGAACACAACGGACCTGCCCGTCTTCGGCATTTGCCTCGGCCACCAGATGCTCGCCCTCGCCCTCGGCGCAAAGACGATCAAGATGAACCACGGCCACCACGGCGCCAACCATCCCGTTAAGGATATGGAAACCGGCAAGGTGGAGATCACCTCGATGAACCACGGCTTCACCGTGGATAGCCAGACCCTGCCCGACGGCGTGAAAGAAACCCACGTTTCGCTGTTCGATGGCTCGAACTGCGGCATTCGTATGACCGAACGGCCGGTATTTTCTGTGCAATACCACCCCGAAGCAAGCCCCGGCCCGCAGGATAGCTACTACCTCTTCGACCGCTTTTCTGAGGCAATGGACGCCCGCAAGGCCTAA
- a CDS encoding GatB/YqeY domain-containing protein encodes MDMRSRISAALKDAMKNKEAERLSTLRLINAAIKDRDIAARGDGEESAVTDDVVLGILGKMVKQRQESARAYEEGGRLELAEKERSEIEVIEDFLPRQLDADEVDAAISAAIAEVGAEGLRDMGNVMAALKAKYTGQMDFGKAGPMVKDRLN; translated from the coding sequence ATGGACATGCGTAGCCGGATTTCCGCAGCATTGAAGGACGCGATGAAAAACAAGGAGGCCGAGCGCCTCTCGACGTTGCGCCTGATCAATGCCGCGATCAAGGATCGGGACATTGCCGCGCGTGGTGATGGCGAGGAAAGTGCCGTAACCGATGATGTTGTGCTCGGCATTCTGGGCAAGATGGTCAAGCAGCGACAGGAAAGCGCGCGCGCCTACGAAGAGGGCGGGCGGCTGGAACTGGCTGAGAAGGAGCGGTCTGAAATCGAGGTCATCGAGGACTTCCTGCCGCGTCAGCTGGATGCGGATGAGGTTGATGCCGCAATTAGTGCCGCGATTGCGGAAGTCGGTGCCGAAGGCCTGCGTGATATGGGCAACGTTATGGCTGCCCTGAAGGCAAAGTACACCGGACAGATGGATTTTGGCAAAGCCGGACCAATGGTCAAAGATCGCCTGAACTGA
- a CDS encoding DUF2244 domain-containing protein gives MPHEWTPTPPPFALPRDPESPIASLYLWPYRSLPKRGFVLFIGLTAVMIALPLLAVLGTPVLWGLLPFMGLALAGVWWGLGRSYRDGSLVEEMQIWPDKVELTRHNPNRLRQNWSANPHWVRVNRYEKNGQIENYLTLTGGGREVELGAFLTKQERLTLYQELNELFSDLKKGRLSSGDL, from the coding sequence ATGCCCCACGAATGGACCCCAACGCCGCCGCCCTTTGCCCTCCCCCGCGATCCCGAAAGCCCGATCGCCAGCCTGTATCTCTGGCCGTATCGCTCGCTTCCGAAACGTGGCTTTGTGCTGTTCATTGGCCTCACGGCGGTGATGATCGCGCTGCCGCTGCTCGCAGTGCTCGGTACTCCGGTGCTCTGGGGGCTGTTGCCCTTCATGGGGCTCGCCTTGGCGGGTGTCTGGTGGGGGCTGGGGCGCAGCTATCGGGACGGGTCACTGGTCGAGGAAATGCAAATCTGGCCCGATAAGGTCGAACTCACGCGCCACAATCCAAACCGCCTACGGCAGAATTGGTCCGCCAATCCGCATTGGGTGCGGGTCAACCGCTACGAAAAAAATGGCCAGATCGAGAACTACCTCACGCTCACCGGCGGCGGCCGCGAGGTCGAACTCGGCGCATTCCTGACAAAACAAGAGCGCCTCACACTCTATCAAGAGCTGAACGAACTGTTTTCCGACCTGAAAAAAGGACGCCTCAGTTCAGGCGATCTTTGA
- the ctaD gene encoding cytochrome c oxidase subunit I, which produces MADAAIHGHEHEDTRGFFTRWFMSTNHKDIGILYLFVSGLVGFISVAFTVYMRLELMEPGVQYMCLEGARFTAAAAGECTPNGHLWNVLITYHGVLMMFFVVIPALFGGFGNYFMPLQIGAPDMAFPRMNNLSFWMYVTGTALGVASMLAPGGNGQLGSGVGWVLYPPLSTNEAGMSMDLAIFAVHVSGASSILGAINMITTFLNMRAPGMTLHKVPLFSWSIFVTAWLILLALPVLAGAITMLLTDRNFGTTFFDPAGGGDPVLYQHILWFFGHPEVYIIIVPAFGIISHVIATFSKKPIFGYLPMVYAMVAIGALGFVVWAHHMYTVGMSLTQQSYFMLATMVIAVPTGVKIFSWIATMWGGSVEFRTPMLWAFGFLFLFTVGGVTGIVLSQAGVDRAYHDTYYVVAHFHYVMSLGAVFGIFAGIYFYMPKMSGRMFPEWAGKLHFWAMFIGANLTFFPQHFLGRQGMPRRYIDYPEAFAYWNYISSIGAFIAFASFVFFIVLLFYTLFAGKRVTENNPWNEYADTLEWTLPSPPPEHTFETLPKQEDWDKVHAH; this is translated from the coding sequence ATGGCAGACGCAGCCATCCACGGCCATGAACACGAAGACACACGGGGCTTCTTTACCCGTTGGTTCATGTCCACCAACCACAAAGACATCGGGATCCTGTATCTCTTTGTTTCAGGTCTGGTCGGGTTTATCTCGGTCGCCTTCACCGTTTACATGCGCCTCGAGCTCATGGAACCGGGTGTACAATACATGTGCCTCGAAGGCGCACGCTTCACGGCAGCTGCCGCGGGCGAATGTACCCCTAACGGCCACCTCTGGAACGTCTTGATCACCTACCACGGTGTGTTGATGATGTTCTTCGTCGTGATTCCCGCGCTTTTCGGTGGTTTCGGCAACTATTTCATGCCGCTGCAGATCGGTGCGCCGGACATGGCCTTCCCGCGAATGAACAACCTCAGCTTCTGGATGTATGTCACCGGCACCGCGCTTGGTGTTGCGTCCATGCTGGCACCAGGCGGCAACGGCCAACTCGGTTCCGGCGTTGGCTGGGTGCTCTATCCGCCGCTCTCCACCAATGAGGCAGGTATGTCGATGGATCTCGCGATCTTCGCCGTCCACGTCTCTGGTGCGTCCTCGATCCTTGGTGCGATCAACATGATTACCACCTTCCTGAATATGCGCGCGCCGGGCATGACCCTGCACAAAGTGCCACTGTTCTCATGGTCGATCTTCGTGACTGCATGGCTCATCCTGCTGGCCCTGCCGGTTCTGGCTGGCGCCATCACCATGCTGCTGACCGACCGCAACTTCGGGACGACATTCTTCGATCCGGCAGGCGGTGGTGACCCTGTGCTCTACCAGCACATCCTGTGGTTCTTCGGCCACCCCGAAGTGTACATCATCATCGTACCGGCCTTTGGTATCATCAGCCATGTGATCGCGACTTTCTCCAAGAAGCCGATTTTCGGCTACCTGCCGATGGTCTACGCAATGGTTGCCATTGGTGCGCTTGGCTTCGTTGTCTGGGCCCACCACATGTACACCGTTGGTATGTCGCTGACTCAGCAGTCCTACTTCATGCTGGCCACCATGGTGATCGCGGTTCCGACCGGGGTTAAGATCTTCTCGTGGATCGCCACCATGTGGGGCGGGTCGGTAGAGTTCCGCACCCCGATGCTCTGGGCCTTCGGCTTCCTGTTCCTCTTCACCGTCGGCGGTGTGACAGGTATCGTCCTGTCGCAAGCAGGTGTGGACCGTGCCTACCACGACACTTACTACGTCGTTGCGCACTTCCACTATGTGATGAGCCTCGGCGCCGTGTTCGGTATCTTCGCAGGTATCTACTTCTACATGCCGAAGATGTCCGGCCGTATGTTCCCTGAGTGGGCAGGCAAGCTGCACTTCTGGGCCATGTTCATCGGTGCCAACCTCACCTTCTTCCCGCAGCACTTCCTGGGTCGTCAGGGCATGCCGCGCCGCTACATCGACTATCCTGAGGCGTTCGCCTACTGGAACTACATCTCGTCGATCGGCGCCTTCATCGCCTTCGCATCCTTCGTGTTCTTCATCGTTCTGCTGTTCTACACGCTCTTCGCTGGCAAGCGTGTGACCGAGAACAACCCGTGGAACGAATACGCAGACACGCTGGAATGGACCCTGCCTTCCCCGCCGCCGGAGCACACTTTCGAGACGCTCCCCAAGCAAGAAGACTGGGACAAAGTCCACGCACACTAA
- the lipB gene encoding lipoyl(octanoyl) transferase LipB codes for MVEWIIAEGLTAYDDAVAFMEARAEAIAAGTGDELIWLVEHPPLYTAGTSAKREDLTDPERFPVFTSKRGGQYTYHGPGQRVAYVMLDVGKRGHDVRRFVQDLENWVIAALAEFNIHGAIRDGRVGVWVERPEKPRLPDGSVAEDKIAAIGIRLRRWVSFHGISINVDPDLSHFDGIVPCGIRDHGVTSLVDLGLPVAMDDLDNALRRTFDTAITPRS; via the coding sequence ATGGTAGAGTGGATCATTGCAGAAGGGCTCACCGCCTATGACGATGCCGTCGCCTTCATGGAAGCGCGCGCCGAAGCCATCGCGGCTGGCACGGGTGATGAACTGATCTGGCTCGTGGAGCACCCACCGCTCTACACCGCCGGAACCTCCGCCAAACGCGAAGATCTCACCGATCCCGAGCGGTTCCCCGTTTTTACCTCCAAACGTGGCGGCCAGTATACCTACCACGGCCCGGGTCAGCGTGTGGCCTATGTCATGCTCGATGTCGGAAAGCGCGGCCACGACGTGCGCCGCTTTGTGCAAGATCTCGAAAATTGGGTCATCGCGGCCCTCGCCGAGTTCAACATCCACGGCGCAATCCGCGATGGCCGCGTCGGCGTTTGGGTCGAACGCCCCGAAAAACCGCGCCTTCCCGATGGCTCCGTCGCAGAAGACAAAATTGCCGCAATCGGCATCCGCCTGCGCCGGTGGGTGAGCTTTCATGGCATCTCGATTAATGTTGACCCAGACCTGAGCCATTTCGACGGCATCGTCCCCTGCGGCATCCGTGATCACGGCGTCACCAGCCTCGTCGATCTCGGCCTCCCAGTTGCGATGGACGACCTCGACAACGCACTGCGGCGCACCTTTGATACGGCCATCACCCCGCGTTCATAG
- a CDS encoding S8 family serine peptidase, with protein MTHFKSAIGVALATTALTLASVTALPAQGFDIVAFAPPEGKGPNKDKGGDGGGDPPPPPPSTTYYDWMDSDVQGVWDTGAIGVGATVTVVDDYSSGDIFEGNLDGAGVILQHHGDWTSDQVRLLAPGANVVERDWTSNGPVKMGSGFNVLNLSYGMIANDGLNVDNLLWSKREQTIIDAATSGSAFVAKSSGNDWGAAVGTAVNGTRDYLNEALIGAASAVFVGALRNNGDANALASIASYSTIAGSNETVQAQFLVVGVEGGETTADELANYGADCGAAAGHCLYGTSFAAPVVAGYAALLGGKFGTEDPLQIKTRLLTTTDRDTLVDLGATGWGAEDFATYGQGEANVLRAMSVNSPLTAN; from the coding sequence ATGACCCATTTCAAATCCGCAATCGGCGTTGCCCTTGCGACAACCGCTCTCACACTCGCCAGCGTCACCGCCCTGCCGGCGCAGGGTTTTGACATTGTCGCCTTTGCCCCACCAGAAGGCAAAGGACCGAACAAGGACAAAGGCGGCGATGGCGGCGGCGACCCTCCGCCCCCTCCACCCAGCACAACTTATTACGACTGGATGGATTCCGATGTTCAGGGCGTTTGGGACACGGGCGCAATCGGCGTAGGCGCCACGGTAACTGTCGTTGACGATTACTCCAGCGGCGACATCTTCGAAGGTAATCTCGATGGTGCTGGCGTCATTCTCCAACACCACGGTGACTGGACATCCGATCAGGTGCGCCTGCTCGCGCCGGGTGCCAATGTTGTCGAACGTGACTGGACGTCAAACGGTCCGGTTAAGATGGGATCTGGATTCAATGTTCTAAACCTCAGCTATGGAATGATCGCCAATGACGGTCTCAATGTCGATAACCTGCTGTGGTCAAAACGCGAGCAAACAATCATCGACGCTGCGACCAGCGGTTCGGCATTCGTTGCAAAGTCCTCAGGCAATGACTGGGGCGCGGCTGTTGGAACTGCGGTAAACGGAACGAGAGACTATCTGAACGAAGCATTGATCGGAGCCGCATCGGCCGTATTTGTTGGTGCGTTGCGCAATAACGGCGATGCCAATGCGCTAGCCTCCATCGCCAGCTACTCGACGATTGCAGGCAGCAACGAAACGGTACAAGCGCAATTCCTCGTCGTCGGTGTTGAAGGTGGCGAAACCACTGCTGATGAACTCGCGAATTACGGTGCGGATTGTGGGGCGGCGGCTGGTCACTGTCTCTACGGCACATCCTTCGCCGCACCTGTTGTCGCAGGTTACGCTGCGCTCCTTGGCGGCAAATTCGGCACCGAAGATCCCCTCCAGATCAAAACGCGCCTCCTCACTACGACCGACCGTGACACGCTCGTTGATCTGGGCGCAACCGGCTGGGGCGCCGAGGACTTCGCCACCTACGGCCAAGGCGAAGCCAATGTCTTGCGAGCGATGTCGGTAAATAGCCCCCTCACCGCGAACTGA